The proteins below come from a single Campylobacter sp. CCUG 57310 genomic window:
- a CDS encoding biopolymer transporter ExbD — translation MKLQEDFKLNVVPLIDVMLVLLVIVLCAASFIEYGKIEVNLPKDALGSKEFPEDRAEILLNIDNQILFNEETVDIDKLKELLQQLPKDKFILFKGDERAEFGKFVDILQILKELGLANFLIMTEVKK, via the coding sequence ATGAAATTGCAGGAGGATTTTAAGTTAAACGTTGTTCCTTTGATAGACGTTATGCTTGTGCTTTTAGTGATAGTTTTATGCGCAGCAAGCTTTATAGAGTATGGAAAAATAGAAGTAAATTTACCTAAGGACGCATTAGGTAGCAAAGAATTTCCTGAAGATAGAGCTGAGATTTTATTGAATATAGATAATCAAATTTTATTTAACGAAGAGACTGTTGATATAGACAAATTAAAAGAGCTTTTGCAACAGCTTCCAAAAGACAAATTTATACTATTTAAAGGAGATGAGCGGGCTGAATTTGGTAAATTTGTAGATATTTTACAGATATTAAAAGAGCTTGGGCTCGCAAATTTTTTAATTATGACTGAAGTTAAAAAATGA
- a CDS encoding ATP-binding cassette domain-containing protein, with product MNVIECQNLTQYFGKKKIYENLSFSVKQGGVVGLLGKNGVGKSTTINILMGNLKPASGKCLIFGEDSSNLSAKTKSRIGLLYEGHVTYDYLKIKDLYSLYEKEYKQKFKKERFYDLFKKLEVDESQKISTLSCGQRSQVVLGLIFASDPDLLILDDYSLGLDTGYRRLFIDYLKDFIKNGNKSVLMTTHIVNDLDGLLNELIIIRRDRDPLEIEFSEFRSKFKGFSVPRETDLTKIEKIESVLELSEEKQIFGFFDKEIENSKEIKLSFEDAFLGYTGRY from the coding sequence ATGAATGTTATAGAGTGCCAAAATTTGACTCAATATTTTGGCAAAAAGAAAATTTATGAAAATTTAAGTTTTAGCGTTAAACAAGGAGGAGTGGTGGGACTTCTTGGTAAAAATGGTGTCGGAAAATCAACTACTATCAATATACTAATGGGCAATCTTAAGCCTGCATCAGGAAAGTGTTTGATATTTGGAGAAGATAGCTCAAACTTATCAGCCAAAACAAAATCAAGAATAGGTCTTTTGTATGAAGGACACGTCACATACGACTATCTTAAAATAAAAGATTTGTATTCTCTTTATGAAAAAGAATATAAGCAAAAATTTAAAAAAGAGCGCTTTTATGATCTGTTTAAAAAGCTTGAAGTAGATGAAAGTCAAAAAATATCAACTCTATCATGCGGGCAAAGATCTCAAGTGGTATTAGGGCTTATATTTGCAAGTGATCCCGATTTGCTTATATTGGATGATTACTCATTAGGTCTTGATACCGGATATAGAAGACTTTTTATTGATTATTTGAAAGATTTTATAAAAAATGGCAACAAAAGCGTTCTTATGACAACTCATATAGTAAATGATCTTGACGGTCTTTTAAATGAGCTTATTATTATCAGAAGAGATCGCGATCCTTTAGAGATAGAATTTAGTGAATTTAGAAGTAAATTTAAGGGTTTTTCAGTTCCCAGGGAAACTGATTTAACAAAGATAGAAAAAATCGAAAGTGTTTTGGAGCTTAGCGAGGAGAAACAAATTTTTGGCTTTTTTGACAAAGAGATTGAAAATTCAAAAGAGATAAAGCTTAGCTTTGAAGATGCTTTTTTAGGTTACACAGGGAGATATTGA
- the exbB gene encoding TonB-system energizer ExbB — translation MQFLTQYVDHIIFSVLGVMSFIALALGIERAIFFIRFKYENYKDLNSLETDATRNLTCIGVIGSNAPYVGLLGTVIGIIITFYDMGQSGNFETSTIMTGLSLALKATALGLCVAIPSLAIYSFALRSAQKKINEFKSLHGIYQ, via the coding sequence ATGCAATTTTTAACTCAATATGTTGATCATATAATATTTTCCGTTTTAGGAGTCATGAGCTTTATAGCTTTGGCTCTTGGGATAGAACGGGCTATATTTTTTATTAGGTTTAAATACGAGAATTACAAGGATTTAAATTCTCTTGAAACGGATGCGACTAGAAATTTAACTTGCATAGGAGTAATTGGCTCAAATGCCCCTTATGTTGGACTTCTTGGAACTGTTATAGGCATAATAATAACTTTTTACGATATGGGTCAAAGTGGAAACTTTGAAACATCAACTATTATGACGGGTTTATCTTTGGCGCTTAAGGCAACAGCGCTTGGCCTATGCGTGGCTATACCAAGCCTTGCGATATATAGTTTCGCTTTAAGATCTGCTCAAAAGAAAATAAACGAATTTAAAAGCTTGCACGGCATATATCAATGA
- a CDS encoding DUF4857 domain-containing protein → MKIVKNINLLIVVVLLSIFLPLIFDSAFNNGKNGVRVYYSEILDEFLVQGYNEAKKEPFFYVGRDKNISLDDFMQNLPFKFYSYLLSKNIFPEQFKEWADSDKIRENSQNLSIKPDVFNQKQIPVFTIFESKPKYLRLKFNKFGIRNNSDGLEFVNLENLSIDQNLSAIFTKSLKDANFKFPFIKFYTNANTKKPFDEGVFIIDGKDEIYHLKMEHNTPQVKQTGIKNSSVSLIIVNENPRREFYAALLDSEGVKLISYDNYKLIDLPSQGYNPKNMNFQLVIEPLSRVVTIESDDNVTAYKLDDKYNVLDKFEYKLKKNESFLKAKEIIFPFIIKKDYGYSYKFTFSDFSKSALFLNFALFVVFMLFCFRRSRSVFRVFLILLTGIYGFIAALVA, encoded by the coding sequence ATGAAAATTGTTAAAAATATAAACCTTTTGATTGTAGTAGTCTTGCTTTCTATTTTTTTGCCTTTAATATTTGATTCAGCATTTAATAATGGAAAAAATGGAGTAAGAGTTTATTATTCTGAAATACTGGATGAATTTTTAGTTCAAGGCTACAATGAAGCCAAAAAAGAGCCGTTTTTTTATGTAGGCCGTGATAAAAATATAAGCCTTGATGATTTTATGCAGAATTTGCCATTCAAATTTTATTCATATTTGCTTTCCAAAAATATTTTTCCCGAACAGTTTAAAGAGTGGGCCGATAGTGATAAAATAAGAGAAAATTCACAAAATTTAAGTATAAAGCCAGATGTTTTTAATCAAAAACAGATTCCTGTTTTTACTATATTTGAATCAAAGCCAAAATACTTAAGGCTGAAATTTAATAAATTTGGTATAAGAAATAATTCTGATGGATTGGAATTTGTAAATCTTGAAAACTTAAGCATAGATCAAAACTTGAGTGCTATTTTTACAAAATCTTTAAAAGATGCCAATTTTAAATTTCCATTTATTAAATTTTATACAAATGCAAACACTAAAAAACCTTTTGATGAAGGGGTTTTTATAATAGACGGCAAAGATGAAATATACCATCTTAAGATGGAGCATAATACTCCTCAAGTAAAACAAACCGGAATAAAAAACAGTTCTGTTTCTCTAATCATAGTAAATGAAAATCCAAGACGTGAATTCTATGCCGCACTTTTAGATAGTGAAGGAGTGAAGCTAATAAGTTATGATAATTATAAGCTTATAGATTTACCGAGCCAAGGTTATAATCCAAAAAATATGAACTTTCAGCTAGTTATAGAGCCTCTTAGTAGAGTTGTAACGATAGAAAGCGATGATAATGTAACAGCTTATAAGCTTGACGATAAATATAATGTTTTAGATAAATTTGAATACAAGCTTAAGAAAAATGAGAGTTTTCTAAAGGCTAAAGAAATTATATTTCCTTTTATTATAAAAAAAGATTATGGGTATAGCTATAAATTTACTTTTTCTGATTTTAGCAAGTCTGCACTATTCTTAAATTTTGCACTATTTGTTGTTTTTATGCTGTTTTGTTTTAGAAGAAGCAGATCTGTTTTTAGAGTGTTTTTGATTTTACTCACTGGTATTTATGGCTTTATAGCAGCTTTGGTGGCTTAA
- a CDS encoding TonB-dependent siderophore receptor: MKNKFLMLSSITAIAICSYAKDVELRDLNVTANLSGVESVTKQGKYLGSTSVSKETISSIPSLNRGLTDILKTNPSVQFSNIQITSKNSGEIDPQDISINGAKFYQNNFMIDGLNINNDLNPSARVSEQVNIPGKIFPDLGSISQGINLDAGLVDTLNVYDSSISSRYGGFQGGVIEAKTRNPRKGFHGKLSTSYSSDKWTKFYIDDIEQEEFKNSYSHTSQPKFTKWKQILELEGYLTDDFGLLFNYSQTRSKIPLVGYDKRFVSDKKDSYEQERIQRRKNENFFLKANWFATDRLTITPTIIYAPNSGIYFNDTTKDSKQTMKSGGLTASVDLNYDFDLLNFKQIFGYSKLESSRDSEKEYWIQWQPSNKRPWGSRASFEGGYGDINQEQESFSYAATLEFEPIDFLNIEHNFATGFDYRYSKGSYKIPNGFYTVTATRNLKPGEACSPNDPWCSMDAGNGGVNHYATIWEKYSKGKIDAKINQFALWFEDEMRLGNLILRPGLRFDSDDYMNKDTLAPRFSSTYDLFGDSSTKINFGLNRYYGRNSFAYALKDGKQKLRSRWKRRDPKNYSEWVEDTAWNSRNQKSEYIFRELKIPYDDELAIGINQEIGNFDLVLKYVKRDGKDQVTQRKASVEGISPDGSKYKTDSMVYTNNGISKSDIYTFSIRNVNAYELEGTKHKFELGFNYTDKKSNFSTYDDDTSLDPNIKLDGKYMKSSERPQEDYNKNWTLRFSTISSIPQLNMKWGNMFILENGRKDIKRIGTEIYQGEKIEVFETKRLKKSFVWDTRFGFNWNLPKKSEFFANIDILNVLNRKNAVASENKFVFSQRSFSDVVTYQTGRQFWLELGYRW, from the coding sequence TTGAAGAACAAATTTTTAATGCTAAGCTCTATAACTGCAATAGCTATTTGTAGTTATGCAAAAGATGTTGAGCTTAGAGATTTAAATGTCACAGCTAATTTGTCTGGTGTTGAATCTGTAACTAAGCAAGGTAAATATCTTGGTAGTACAAGTGTGTCAAAAGAAACTATAAGCAGTATACCTTCATTAAATCGTGGCTTGACTGATATACTAAAAACAAATCCTAGTGTTCAATTTTCAAACATTCAAATTACATCTAAAAATTCGGGTGAAATTGATCCTCAGGATATAAGTATAAACGGAGCTAAGTTTTACCAAAACAACTTTATGATAGACGGGCTTAATATAAATAATGATTTAAACCCGTCAGCTAGAGTTTCAGAGCAAGTTAATATCCCCGGTAAAATTTTCCCCGATCTTGGCTCTATCTCTCAAGGTATTAATCTTGATGCGGGACTTGTAGATACTTTAAATGTCTATGATAGCTCTATTAGTTCAAGGTATGGCGGGTTTCAGGGTGGTGTTATAGAAGCTAAAACCAGAAATCCGAGAAAAGGATTTCATGGAAAGTTAAGCACGTCTTATTCTAGCGATAAATGGACAAAATTTTACATAGATGATATTGAGCAGGAAGAATTCAAAAATTCCTATAGTCATACAAGCCAGCCAAAATTTACTAAATGGAAGCAAATCCTAGAACTTGAGGGTTATTTAACTGATGATTTTGGTCTATTGTTTAACTACTCGCAAACTAGATCTAAAATTCCTCTTGTAGGTTATGATAAAAGATTTGTAAGCGACAAAAAAGACTCTTATGAGCAAGAGAGAATTCAAAGGCGTAAAAATGAGAATTTCTTTTTGAAAGCCAATTGGTTTGCTACCGATCGCCTAACTATAACTCCTACTATTATATACGCTCCAAATAGTGGAATATACTTTAATGATACTACAAAAGATAGTAAGCAGACTATGAAATCAGGAGGACTTACTGCTTCAGTTGATTTAAATTATGATTTTGATCTGCTAAATTTTAAGCAAATTTTTGGATATTCCAAGCTTGAAAGCTCAAGAGATTCGGAAAAAGAGTATTGGATTCAATGGCAACCAAGCAACAAACGTCCTTGGGGGTCACGAGCTAGCTTTGAAGGAGGGTATGGAGATATAAATCAAGAACAAGAGAGTTTTTCTTATGCTGCAACTTTAGAATTTGAACCGATTGATTTTTTAAATATTGAGCATAATTTTGCCACAGGATTTGACTATAGATATTCTAAAGGCTCATATAAAATTCCAAATGGCTTTTATACTGTAACCGCTACTAGAAATTTAAAACCAGGCGAAGCATGCTCACCAAATGATCCATGGTGCTCTATGGATGCGGGAAACGGTGGAGTAAACCACTATGCAACTATATGGGAGAAATATAGCAAAGGAAAAATTGATGCAAAAATAAATCAATTTGCTCTTTGGTTTGAGGATGAGATGAGACTTGGAAATTTAATTCTTAGACCGGGGCTTAGGTTTGACAGTGATGATTATATGAACAAAGACACTCTTGCTCCTAGATTCAGTTCAACCTATGATCTTTTTGGTGATAGTAGCACTAAGATAAATTTTGGACTCAATAGATATTATGGTAGAAATTCTTTTGCTTATGCTTTAAAAGACGGTAAACAAAAGCTTAGATCAAGATGGAAGAGAAGAGATCCTAAAAACTATAGTGAGTGGGTGGAAGATACTGCATGGAACTCAAGAAATCAAAAGAGTGAATATATTTTTAGAGAACTTAAAATTCCTTATGATGATGAGCTTGCGATTGGCATCAATCAAGAAATTGGAAATTTTGATCTAGTCTTAAAGTATGTAAAAAGAGACGGCAAAGATCAGGTTACGCAGCGTAAAGCAAGTGTAGAGGGCATCAGTCCTGATGGAAGTAAATATAAAACAGATTCAATGGTGTATACAAATAACGGTATAAGCAAAAGTGATATATATACATTTTCTATTAGGAATGTAAATGCTTATGAGCTTGAGGGAACTAAACATAAATTCGAATTGGGATTTAACTATACGGATAAAAAGTCAAATTTTTCAACTTATGATGATGATACAAGTTTAGATCCCAATATAAAGCTTGACGGTAAATATATGAAATCTTCAGAGCGTCCGCAAGAAGACTATAACAAAAATTGGACATTAAGATTTTCTACTATTTCATCTATTCCTCAGCTAAATATGAAATGGGGAAATATGTTTATATTAGAAAATGGACGAAAAGACATAAAACGAATAGGAACTGAAATTTATCAAGGAGAAAAAATAGAAGTTTTTGAAACTAAGAGACTTAAAAAATCTTTTGTTTGGGATACTAGATTCGGGTTCAATTGGAATTTGCCCAAGAAGTCTGAATTTTTTGCAAATATAGATATATTAAATGTCCTAAATAGAAAAAATGCTGTGGCATCTGAAAATAAGTTTGTGTTTTCTCAAAGGTCTTTTTCTGATGTCGTTACATATCAGACAGGACGTCAATTTTGGCTTGAGTTAGGATACAGATGGTAG
- the dcuC gene encoding C4-dicarboxylate transporter DcuC produces the protein MATFKLICAVLGLVAVVYLLIKKRETKTVLIGVGLTLCVICLTPLDALAQFTKSMTSAGLIKAICASMGFAYVMKVTKCDQHLVVLLTKPMKNIGFLLVPITFVITFFVNIAIPSAAGCSAAVGATMIPLLMASGVRPAMAGAAVFAGTFGGVLSPGSAHNAYVSEMAKVTIPDVIKVQFPNAMAAFIVVLVILSITALLFKDYQKGQDFSHKANDGAAAEPIKVNLLYALMPLVPLVILIIGGTDLHKISFLTWTKMGVAEAMLHKISFLTWTKMGVAEAMLLGAILAVFVTWTSPEKITTEFFKGMGSAYAEVIGIIIAAGVFVAGLRACGAIDAITEVLKHSEEFVRLGGTFIPYLMAVVTGSGDAATMAFNGAITVHAQDLGFEQTKLGMAAAIAGALGRSSSPIAGAAIVCAGLAMVSPVEIAKRTAPAMAVAVCIIAFFMI, from the coding sequence ATGGCTACTTTTAAGCTAATATGCGCCGTTTTAGGTCTAGTTGCAGTTGTTTATCTGCTTATTAAAAAGCGAGAGACTAAAACCGTTTTGATCGGTGTAGGTCTTACTCTTTGTGTTATTTGTTTGACGCCGCTTGATGCGCTTGCACAATTTACCAAGTCGATGACTTCGGCAGGACTCATTAAGGCTATTTGTGCCAGTATGGGTTTTGCTTACGTTATGAAGGTTACTAAGTGTGATCAGCATCTTGTAGTGTTACTTACAAAACCTATGAAAAACATAGGCTTTTTGCTTGTTCCTATTACTTTTGTTATTACGTTTTTCGTTAATATTGCCATCCCTTCTGCGGCCGGTTGTTCTGCTGCGGTTGGCGCTACGATGATACCTCTTCTTATGGCCTCAGGTGTTCGTCCTGCGATGGCGGGAGCTGCGGTATTTGCAGGAACTTTCGGCGGTGTTTTGAGCCCTGGTTCGGCTCACAACGCATATGTTTCAGAGATGGCTAAGGTAACCATTCCTGATGTTATTAAGGTTCAGTTTCCAAATGCAATGGCGGCATTTATAGTAGTTTTAGTTATATTAAGCATAACCGCACTGCTCTTTAAAGACTACCAAAAGGGTCAAGATTTTTCACATAAAGCAAACGACGGTGCAGCCGCAGAGCCTATCAAAGTAAATTTGCTATACGCTCTTATGCCTTTAGTGCCGCTTGTCATCTTGATCATCGGCGGAACCGATCTGCATAAAATTTCATTTTTAACTTGGACTAAGATGGGTGTTGCCGAGGCGATGCTTCATAAAATTTCATTTTTAACTTGGACTAAGATGGGTGTTGCCGAGGCGATGCTTCTTGGTGCGATTTTGGCGGTATTTGTTACTTGGACAAGCCCTGAAAAGATCACAACCGAGTTCTTCAAGGGTATGGGAAGTGCATATGCCGAAGTTATCGGTATCATCATAGCTGCGGGCGTTTTCGTCGCAGGTCTTAGAGCTTGTGGGGCGATAGATGCTATAACCGAGGTTTTAAAACACTCAGAAGAGTTCGTAAGACTGGGCGGAACGTTCATACCTTATCTTATGGCGGTAGTTACGGGATCGGGAGATGCTGCTACTATGGCGTTTAACGGCGCTATAACAGTGCATGCACAAGATCTTGGATTTGAGCAAACCAAATTAGGTATGGCTGCTGCTATCGCAGGCGCTCTTGGTCGTTCGTCATCTCCTATAGCCGGTGCTGCTATAGTTTGTGCCGGTCTTGCCATGGTAAGTCCTGTTGAAATTGCAAAAAGAACGGCTCCTGCTATGGCCGTAGCTGTTTGTATAATAGCGTTTTTTATGATTTAG
- the pepE gene encoding dipeptidase PepE, whose translation MKKALLLSSSSYKDTGYLNHCRPWINEFLQECGVADEEILFIPYAGVRRTNDEYELKVQDCLQNKKVKSIHKFSDLKQAVKDAKVISIGGGNTFVLLHYLYKFNLVDVIRERVEAGVPYFGWSAGANVAGSTIMTTNDMPIIMPKLFDALNLFPHQINPHFISGKIAGHNGESREERLEEFLIVNQQSTIYALPEGVALKIAGNSATVMGNDAVLKMMYKKDTESIAVGNSFTF comes from the coding sequence ATGAAAAAAGCTTTGCTTTTAAGCAGTTCAAGTTACAAGGATACAGGATACTTAAATCACTGCAGACCTTGGATAAATGAGTTTTTGCAAGAGTGTGGAGTAGCCGATGAGGAGATACTTTTTATCCCTTATGCGGGAGTAAGGCGCACAAACGATGAATATGAGCTAAAGGTTCAAGACTGCTTGCAAAACAAAAAAGTAAAATCAATCCACAAATTTAGCGATCTAAAACAAGCCGTAAAAGATGCTAAAGTGATATCTATAGGCGGAGGAAATACCTTTGTTTTGCTTCACTATCTTTATAAATTTAACCTAGTTGATGTGATAAGAGAAAGAGTTGAGGCAGGCGTGCCTTACTTTGGCTGGTCTGCAGGCGCAAATGTGGCGGGAAGCACGATAATGACAACAAATGATATGCCTATCATCATGCCAAAGCTATTTGACGCACTAAATTTGTTCCCTCATCAGATAAATCCTCACTTCATAAGCGGCAAAATCGCGGGACATAACGGTGAAAGCAGAGAAGAGAGATTGGAGGAATTTTTGATCGTAAACCAGCAAAGCACCATATATGCTCTTCCTGAAGGTGTTGCGCTTAAGATAGCCGGTAATAGTGCAACCGTTATGGGAAATGATGCCGTCTTAAAGATGATGTATAAAAAAGATACAGAAAGTATCGCAGTGGGAAATAGTTTTACATTTTAA
- a CDS encoding PepSY domain-containing protein codes for MLKLFHRYFGLVFTWVVFFIFFSGTLAYYRDNITLFMQPEYYKLKHQNSNYIDISVDYLTKYHPNSDIWRITPPDGLTPYITVSWKDDAKALEHRRDRKFVRLDPQTGERVKSRATHGGAFLGALHYDLWYIKRITAREIMGYITIVMLFVLISGILIHSRIFKDFFKFKRKMLWYDSHIITGVSGFMIFLMLAISGLYLVERFMLKDIYKEVAIQNKASMQEDFAIKAKARNDERKKKLALIKEGKIQIEQNLTKTTNFIPDAGHIKNIIIANSDRKLQNLHIQKDNPQTAHIQLNFESDKLFTHKGIASEAKVFDLLSGEKIDETFERELDRTRLVMMFMRVFHFGDFGGEAVRLIFFFFGCLGMVMCVSGSFFWMQKQHSKAAVYTVKILNNTFFIGLFTAFGVYLLSNQVMPDDLALRHQKEITGFFISLGTVFMIGAVFIRRYSYAISSILTSVIFLAVFVISLKNGAYYNFEIFKISILCLLISVMFSYVSFKFIKGKA; via the coding sequence ATGTTAAAGCTTTTTCATAGATACTTTGGACTTGTCTTTACTTGGGTCGTATTTTTTATATTTTTTAGCGGAACTTTGGCTTATTACAGGGATAATATAACTCTGTTTATGCAGCCTGAATACTACAAGCTTAAACATCAAAATTCAAACTATATCGATATTTCAGTTGATTATCTTACTAAATATCATCCAAATTCGGATATTTGGAGGATAACTCCTCCTGATGGCCTTACTCCTTATATAACAGTATCATGGAAAGATGATGCAAAAGCCTTGGAGCATAGAAGAGATCGCAAATTTGTAAGGTTAGATCCTCAAACCGGAGAACGCGTAAAGTCTAGGGCTACACATGGAGGAGCTTTTCTTGGTGCGCTTCATTATGATCTTTGGTATATTAAAAGAATAACTGCACGCGAAATAATGGGATACATAACTATAGTAATGCTTTTTGTGCTGATCTCCGGAATTTTGATACATAGTAGAATTTTTAAAGATTTTTTTAAATTTAAGCGAAAGATGCTCTGGTATGACTCTCATATAATTACCGGAGTCAGCGGGTTTATGATATTTCTAATGCTTGCTATTTCAGGACTTTATCTTGTAGAGCGTTTTATGCTAAAGGATATATATAAAGAAGTTGCAATACAAAATAAAGCTAGCATGCAAGAAGATTTTGCAATAAAAGCCAAAGCTAGAAATGATGAGAGAAAGAAAAAGCTTGCTCTTATTAAAGAAGGTAAAATTCAAATAGAGCAAAATTTAACCAAAACAACAAATTTTATACCTGATGCAGGGCATATAAAAAATATAATTATTGCCAATTCGGATAGAAAATTGCAAAACTTGCATATACAAAAAGATAATCCACAAACAGCACACATCCAGTTAAATTTTGAATCAGACAAGCTGTTTACTCATAAAGGTATTGCCTCTGAGGCTAAGGTTTTTGATCTGCTTAGCGGAGAAAAAATAGACGAGACATTTGAAAGAGAGCTTGATAGAACAAGGCTTGTTATGATGTTTATGAGAGTTTTTCATTTTGGAGATTTTGGCGGAGAGGCGGTTAGGCTTATATTCTTTTTCTTTGGATGTCTTGGTATGGTAATGTGTGTTAGCGGCTCTTTTTTTTGGATGCAAAAGCAACACTCAAAAGCTGCCGTATATACTGTAAAAATTTTAAACAATACATTTTTTATAGGTCTTTTTACTGCTTTTGGTGTTTATTTGTTATCAAATCAAGTTATGCCAGATGACCTTGCTTTAAGGCATCAAAAGGAAATAACTGGATTTTTTATAAGCCTTGGGACTGTTTTTATGATCGGGGCAGTTTTTATAAGAAGATATTCTTATGCTATCTCTTCCATTTTGACTTCGGTAATTTTTTTGGCTGTTTTTGTTATATCTTTAAAAAATGGTGCATACTATAATTTTGAAATATTTAAAATTTCAATACTATGCCTTTTGATATCCGTAATGTTTAGTTATGTCTCGTTTAAATTTATAAAAGGAAAAGCATGA
- a CDS encoding energy transducer TonB has product MTKNRLNLFFSLLASFCIHATAIGFVVYSNFNDEDTNISQNKDEKVAFGIEFTQIADKNTNQEAASKTSEISNFSEELVPPVQEIIEHTEVEMPEMPDKIEPIAKEFDKEQFAKPEKPKPKKKKVVKKPKKIVHEPIKKEVKQEHVCEHCIKHEKIIEDITKKALEAANAGSNMQASNDANIIGGNKSSGSATAVQDGGSNLIGEIYAALKKHMTYPKKALVRQIEGRVVVEFKLLDNGSFEYINVVQSSGSKILDNHAVHIVNLAKKSLPKDAVGLSIKVPIVFDIEQIKGDL; this is encoded by the coding sequence ATGACGAAGAACAGGTTAAATTTATTTTTTTCACTTTTAGCCTCATTTTGTATACATGCTACCGCAATAGGTTTTGTTGTATATAGTAATTTTAATGACGAAGATACAAACATATCTCAAAATAAAGATGAGAAAGTAGCTTTTGGTATAGAATTTACCCAGATTGCAGATAAAAATACTAATCAAGAAGCAGCTTCAAAAACAAGTGAAATTTCAAATTTCAGTGAAGAATTAGTCCCTCCCGTGCAAGAGATTATTGAACATACAGAAGTTGAAATGCCTGAAATGCCAGATAAGATAGAGCCTATTGCTAAAGAATTTGATAAAGAACAGTTTGCAAAACCTGAAAAACCTAAGCCAAAAAAGAAAAAAGTAGTAAAAAAACCTAAAAAAATTGTACATGAGCCTATAAAGAAAGAGGTTAAGCAAGAGCATGTGTGCGAGCATTGTATAAAACATGAAAAGATTATAGAGGATATCACTAAAAAAGCATTGGAAGCGGCTAATGCCGGCTCGAACATGCAAGCTAGCAATGATGCAAACATAATAGGAGGAAATAAAAGTAGCGGAAGCGCTACTGCAGTTCAAGACGGGGGATCAAATTTAATAGGCGAAATTTATGCGGCACTTAAAAAACATATGACATACCCGAAAAAAGCTCTGGTGAGACAAATAGAAGGTAGGGTAGTGGTTGAATTTAAGCTTTTGGATAATGGCAGCTTTGAGTATATAAACGTAGTTCAAAGTAGCGGTAGTAAAATCCTTGATAATCATGCTGTGCATATAGTAAATTTGGCTAAAAAATCTTTACCTAAGGATGCCGTAGGACTCAGTATCAAAGTCCCTATAGTTTTTGATATCGAGCAAATAAAAGGAGATTTATGA